In Chitinophaga nivalis, a single genomic region encodes these proteins:
- the clpB gene encoding ATP-dependent chaperone ClpB, with protein sequence MNLNNFTIKSQEILQRAQQLAFDHQSQSIETGHLLKALLDDEDSPIEYLLKKNDVNVTFLSGKLQEQLEKYPKMSGGGDAGQTLSRDANNAMLRAGAAIKEFKDEFVSVEHLLLGILGGSDDTAKLLKAAGLTEKGLKTAIRELRKGDTVNSQSGGNQYNTLQRYAKNLNEMAREGKLDPVIGRDEEIRRTLHILSRRSKNNPILVGEPGVGKTAIVEGLANRILNGDVPENLKSKIIYALDMGALMAGAKYRGEFEERLKGVVKEVAESDGEIILFIDEIHTLIGAGAMEGAMDAANILKPALARGELRAIGATTLNEYQKYFEKDKALERRFQKVLVDEPSVEDAISILRGLKEKYESHHHVLIKDEAIIAAVELSHRYITDRFLPDKAIDLIDESAAKLRLEMNSMPEELDELERRIRQLEIEKEAIKRENDTDKLRELGEEIARLSEERNTFKAKWQAEKELVDQIQNAKAAIEDLKLEAEQAERNGDFGRVAEIRYGKVKEQEKLVVDLTEELNKISANQKRLLKEEVDAEDIAENVAKATGIPVSKMLQSERDKLLHLEDELHQRVVGQEEAIIAVSDAIRRSRAGLQDPKRPIGSFIFLGTTGVGKTELAKALAEYLFDDENMMTRIDMSEYQEKHAVSRLVGAPPGYVGYDEGGQLTEAVRRKPYSVVLLDEIEKAHPDTFNILLQVLDDGRLTDNKGRVVNFKNTIIIMTSNMGSQIIQDNFEDIDENNREEVVDKTKEEVLALLKQTIRPEFLNRVDEVIMFQPLMRTEIKGIINIQLQQLKEMVAKNGMILEFSDYALEYLSVQGYDPQFGARPLKRLIQKEIINLLSKKILAGEIDKSKPVLVDVFDGVVVIRNN encoded by the coding sequence ATGAATCTTAATAATTTCACTATAAAATCGCAGGAAATACTGCAACGTGCCCAGCAACTCGCATTCGATCACCAAAGCCAGTCCATTGAAACCGGACACCTGTTGAAGGCGTTGCTGGACGACGAAGACAGTCCTATTGAATACCTGCTGAAAAAGAATGATGTAAACGTGACGTTCCTCTCCGGAAAGCTGCAGGAGCAACTGGAAAAGTATCCTAAGATGAGCGGAGGCGGAGATGCCGGACAAACACTGAGCCGCGACGCAAATAACGCGATGCTGCGTGCTGGTGCCGCTATCAAAGAGTTTAAGGATGAATTTGTAAGCGTGGAACACCTGCTGCTGGGTATACTGGGCGGTAGTGATGATACTGCAAAACTCCTGAAAGCGGCCGGTCTTACAGAAAAGGGCCTGAAAACCGCTATCCGGGAGTTACGCAAAGGAGATACCGTTAATTCGCAAAGCGGTGGTAATCAATATAACACCCTGCAACGGTATGCAAAGAATCTCAACGAGATGGCCCGCGAAGGCAAACTGGATCCGGTAATAGGCCGTGATGAAGAGATTCGCCGCACCTTGCACATCCTGTCCCGCCGTTCCAAAAACAACCCCATTCTGGTGGGAGAGCCGGGCGTAGGTAAAACTGCCATCGTAGAAGGCCTGGCGAACCGTATTCTCAACGGTGATGTACCGGAAAACCTGAAGTCCAAAATCATCTATGCACTGGATATGGGGGCACTGATGGCCGGCGCCAAATACCGGGGTGAATTCGAAGAAAGATTGAAAGGGGTGGTAAAAGAAGTAGCAGAAAGTGACGGGGAAATTATCCTGTTTATTGATGAGATACATACCCTCATCGGCGCAGGTGCTATGGAAGGCGCCATGGATGCGGCCAATATCCTGAAACCAGCATTGGCGCGTGGAGAACTCCGGGCAATCGGGGCCACTACCCTGAATGAATACCAGAAATATTTTGAGAAAGATAAAGCCCTGGAACGCCGTTTCCAGAAAGTATTGGTAGATGAACCTTCCGTAGAAGATGCGATTTCCATTTTACGTGGACTGAAAGAAAAATACGAAAGTCATCACCATGTACTGATTAAAGATGAAGCGATCATTGCCGCCGTGGAATTATCCCACCGGTATATCACCGATCGTTTCTTACCAGACAAGGCGATTGACCTGATTGATGAAAGTGCGGCGAAATTAAGACTGGAAATGAACTCCATGCCGGAAGAACTGGATGAACTGGAAAGACGTATCCGTCAGCTGGAAATCGAGAAAGAGGCGATTAAAAGAGAAAATGATACCGATAAACTGCGGGAGCTGGGCGAAGAAATTGCCCGTCTCAGTGAAGAACGGAACACCTTCAAAGCCAAGTGGCAGGCAGAAAAAGAATTGGTAGATCAGATTCAGAATGCGAAAGCAGCGATCGAAGATTTAAAACTGGAAGCAGAACAGGCAGAACGGAACGGAGATTTTGGTCGTGTGGCAGAGATCCGCTATGGTAAAGTGAAAGAGCAGGAAAAACTGGTGGTGGATTTAACAGAAGAGCTGAATAAAATATCTGCCAATCAGAAACGTCTTCTTAAAGAAGAAGTAGATGCGGAAGATATTGCGGAAAATGTAGCTAAAGCAACCGGTATCCCGGTATCCAAAATGCTGCAAAGTGAAAGAGATAAGTTGCTGCACCTGGAAGATGAATTGCATCAACGGGTAGTAGGACAGGAAGAAGCCATCATTGCCGTATCAGACGCCATCCGCCGTAGCCGCGCCGGATTACAGGATCCGAAAAGGCCGATCGGTTCTTTTATCTTCCTGGGTACTACCGGGGTAGGTAAAACAGAACTGGCGAAAGCACTGGCAGAATACCTGTTCGACGATGAGAATATGATGACGCGTATCGACATGAGTGAATACCAGGAGAAACATGCGGTAAGCCGCCTGGTAGGAGCGCCTCCGGGATATGTGGGATATGATGAAGGCGGACAGTTAACAGAAGCGGTAAGGCGGAAGCCATATTCCGTGGTGTTGCTCGACGAAATTGAAAAGGCGCATCCGGATACATTTAACATTTTGTTGCAGGTACTGGACGATGGCCGTTTAACGGATAATAAAGGCAGGGTGGTGAATTTTAAGAATACCATCATTATCATGACCAGCAACATGGGCAGCCAGATTATCCAGGACAACTTCGAAGATATTGATGAAAACAACCGTGAGGAAGTAGTAGATAAAACGAAGGAAGAAGTACTGGCATTGCTGAAACAAACCATCCGGCCGGAGTTCCTGAACAGGGTAGATGAAGTGATTATGTTCCAGCCTTTGATGAGAACTGAAATTAAGGGAATAATTAACATTCAGTTGCAGCAGTTGAAGGAGATGGTAGCTAAAAATGGCATGATATTGGAATTTTCTGATTATGCTTTGGAATATCTTTCTGTACAGGGTTACGACCCGCAGTTTGGTGCAAGACCACTGAAAAGACTGATTCAGAAAGAAATCATCAACCTGTTGAGTAAAAAGATTCTGGCAGGGGAAATTGATAAATCCAAACCAGTACTGGTAGATGTGTTTGATGGTGTGGTAGTGATCAGAAATAATTAA
- a CDS encoding quaternary amine ABC transporter ATP-binding protein yields the protein MPKLKIEDLTLIFGRERNTALQLLKQGKSKAEILDATGCTVAVKNASFEIEKGEFFVIMGLSGSGKSSLLRCLNRLIEPTAGNILLNGTNITTLNEQQLQQTRRKEISMVFQKFGLLPHRSVLDNVAFGLELQGMPAGERTAKAQSVIELVGLKGYEQMLPAELSGGMQQRVGLARALANDPEVLLMDEAFSALDPLIRTQMQDELLDLQEKLHRTIVFITHDLDEAIRLGDRIAIMKDGEVIQVGTPEEILTAPANDYVTSFVEKVDRKAIITASSMMDTKPTMAVFRKDGPEGSLRKMRATGLDILPAVTVDKHFLGFVYLHEVLEVKKRGDKTIEAVIHREVPVAYPDTTVEQMLPFIAETDKPVAVVNPENNKLLGIISQTALIIETTGNQPV from the coding sequence ATGCCTAAACTGAAAATAGAAGACCTGACGCTTATCTTCGGCCGTGAACGCAACACTGCGTTACAGCTGTTGAAACAGGGCAAAAGTAAAGCAGAAATTCTCGATGCGACCGGTTGTACGGTGGCCGTGAAAAATGCTTCTTTTGAAATAGAAAAAGGAGAGTTCTTCGTGATCATGGGCCTTTCCGGTAGCGGGAAATCCAGTCTGCTGCGTTGTCTCAATCGTTTGATAGAACCTACAGCCGGTAATATCCTGCTGAATGGTACCAACATCACGACACTTAACGAACAACAACTCCAGCAAACCCGCCGGAAAGAAATATCCATGGTGTTTCAGAAATTCGGATTGTTACCTCACCGTAGCGTACTGGACAACGTGGCTTTCGGCCTGGAACTGCAAGGCATGCCTGCCGGTGAAAGAACCGCCAAAGCCCAATCTGTGATAGAACTGGTAGGACTGAAAGGATATGAACAAATGCTGCCTGCAGAACTGTCTGGCGGTATGCAGCAACGGGTAGGCCTGGCGCGTGCCCTGGCCAATGATCCGGAAGTGCTGCTCATGGACGAAGCCTTTTCTGCTCTTGACCCGCTGATCCGTACACAAATGCAGGACGAATTGCTGGACCTGCAGGAAAAACTGCACCGTACCATCGTATTTATTACACATGACCTCGACGAAGCCATCCGCCTGGGCGATCGTATCGCGATCATGAAAGATGGAGAAGTGATACAGGTAGGTACGCCGGAAGAAATCCTCACCGCACCCGCCAATGATTATGTAACCTCCTTCGTGGAAAAGGTAGACCGGAAAGCGATTATTACTGCTTCTTCCATGATGGATACGAAACCCACCATGGCGGTATTCCGCAAGGATGGTCCGGAAGGGAGCCTGCGTAAAATGCGGGCTACCGGCCTCGATATCCTGCCGGCAGTGACTGTCGATAAACACTTCCTCGGATTCGTATACCTGCATGAAGTACTGGAAGTGAAAAAACGCGGTGATAAAACCATCGAAGCTGTCATTCACCGCGAAGTACCGGTGGCATACCCCGATACAACCGTAGAACAAATGCTGCCTTTCATTGCGGAAACAGATAAACCGGTAGCGGTAGTAAATCCGGAAAATAACAAACTGCTGGGCATCATCTCCCAGACAGCATTGATCATTGAAACCACCGGTAATCAGCCGGTATAA
- a CDS encoding PDZ domain-containing protein, whose translation MKTIRYFFTGITVLLTLPAILFSQSRIIRVQPGPPKPGHVSGIAAALQQAKQWRQTTPGIPVTLELAPGTYYLDSTLLLTPADSHTTIRTSGNNNVTISGGYPVSVKWTLWKKGIYRAHLAVPFSFHQLYINDKQQVLARYPNYDSNAVHYNGTAADAVSPARVRTWQHPVGGYIHALHKAEWGGYHYRITGVNADATLQTEGGYQNNRQMGMHDQHRFVENILEELDAAHEWFYDASHQTLYYKPPPQLSLSTARVVISRWPEIVAVKGTADHPVQDVSFQGIRFAHAEATFMATREPLLRSDWTIYRGGAILLEGTAGCSIRSCEFDHNGGNAVFVSRYNRHTRISDCYIHDGGGNGICFVGSPDAVRSPLFEYHQSRPFAETDTAWGPLNNHYPDSCMATNNLICRTGRIEKQTAGIQLSMAMNITVSHNTIYDVPRAGINVSEGTWGGHDIGWNDVFNTVLETGDHGAFNSWGRDRWWYPDRQQLDSQAAAHPWMVKQDAIYPTRLHHNRFRCDHGWDIDLDDGSSNYLIYNNVCLNGGLKLREGFYRIVENNILLNNSFHPHVWFTNSHDVFRHNIVSGPYQPIGMHYWGDTIDYNLFPAGTTIQTPTDAHALQGDPLFMAPAAGDYRVKPGSPALQTGFQNFPMDAFGVTSPALKALAQQPPLPVLQQQQTAAGSSVHWKGAVIKNIETLGERSAAGMPDNKGVYVVSVPARFPYALQPGDVILQIGDRKVTNVTTLLQVYATTAPQQPAIRIFRNQGMQTLQYTN comes from the coding sequence ATGAAAACAATCCGCTACTTTTTTACGGGTATAACCGTCTTACTAACGTTACCGGCTATACTCTTTTCACAATCCCGTATCATACGGGTGCAACCAGGTCCACCGAAGCCGGGGCATGTATCCGGTATTGCAGCCGCATTGCAACAGGCAAAACAGTGGCGGCAAACTACGCCCGGCATCCCGGTCACCCTGGAGCTGGCCCCAGGTACCTATTACCTGGACAGTACCTTGCTACTCACCCCCGCAGACAGTCATACTACCATTCGCACAAGTGGCAACAACAACGTGACCATCAGCGGCGGTTATCCGGTAAGCGTAAAATGGACCTTATGGAAAAAAGGCATTTATCGCGCCCACCTGGCCGTCCCGTTTTCTTTTCATCAGTTATATATCAACGATAAACAGCAGGTGCTGGCCCGTTATCCCAACTACGACAGCAATGCGGTACATTATAATGGTACGGCAGCAGATGCCGTTAGTCCGGCCCGGGTACGTACCTGGCAACATCCGGTGGGCGGTTATATACATGCGCTGCATAAAGCTGAATGGGGTGGCTATCACTATCGCATCACCGGTGTAAATGCGGATGCTACCTTACAAACGGAGGGCGGTTATCAGAACAACCGGCAAATGGGGATGCACGACCAGCACCGTTTTGTGGAAAACATCCTGGAAGAACTGGATGCAGCTCATGAATGGTTTTATGATGCTTCCCATCAAACCTTGTATTATAAACCACCGCCACAGCTTTCTTTATCCACTGCCCGTGTGGTGATCAGCAGATGGCCTGAAATAGTAGCTGTGAAAGGAACCGCAGATCATCCTGTACAGGATGTTTCTTTTCAGGGTATCCGTTTTGCACATGCGGAAGCCACGTTCATGGCTACACGCGAACCGTTGTTACGCAGCGACTGGACCATCTACCGGGGCGGCGCCATTTTGCTGGAAGGCACTGCCGGCTGCAGTATCCGTTCCTGCGAATTTGACCACAATGGCGGCAATGCTGTATTTGTAAGCCGATACAACCGCCATACCCGGATCAGTGACTGCTATATACATGATGGCGGCGGTAACGGGATTTGTTTTGTGGGCAGTCCGGATGCCGTACGTAGCCCCCTGTTTGAATATCATCAATCCCGCCCTTTTGCGGAAACAGATACCGCATGGGGGCCACTGAATAATCACTATCCCGATTCCTGTATGGCTACCAATAACCTGATCTGCCGCACCGGGCGCATAGAAAAACAAACCGCCGGGATACAGCTATCTATGGCCATGAACATCACCGTATCTCATAATACCATTTATGATGTACCGCGTGCAGGCATTAACGTGAGTGAAGGTACCTGGGGCGGTCATGACATTGGCTGGAATGATGTTTTCAACACCGTACTGGAAACGGGCGACCATGGCGCCTTTAACTCCTGGGGCCGGGATCGTTGGTGGTACCCCGACCGGCAACAGCTGGATAGCCAGGCTGCCGCACATCCCTGGATGGTAAAACAGGATGCCATCTACCCGACCCGCCTGCACCACAACCGCTTCCGCTGCGACCATGGCTGGGATATAGACCTGGATGACGGGTCGTCTAATTATCTTATCTATAACAACGTTTGCCTGAACGGCGGCCTTAAACTACGGGAAGGATTCTACCGCATTGTGGAAAATAACATCCTCCTCAACAACTCCTTTCATCCGCATGTGTGGTTTACCAACAGCCATGATGTATTCCGGCACAACATTGTCAGTGGCCCCTATCAGCCTATCGGCATGCATTACTGGGGAGATACCATCGACTATAACCTGTTCCCAGCCGGTACAACGATCCAGACACCTACCGATGCGCATGCGCTACAGGGAGATCCCTTGTTTATGGCACCGGCAGCGGGCGATTACCGGGTTAAGCCCGGCTCTCCTGCCTTGCAGACAGGCTTTCAAAACTTTCCGATGGATGCTTTCGGCGTTACTTCACCGGCATTAAAAGCGCTCGCCCAACAGCCGCCCCTGCCGGTATTACAGCAACAGCAAACCGCAGCTGGTAGCTCAGTACACTGGAAAGGTGCTGTGATCAAAAATATTGAAACCCTGGGTGAACGTTCTGCCGCCGGTATGCCGGATAACAAAGGAGTATATGTCGTGAGCGTACCCGCTCGTTTTCCGTATGCCCTGCAACCAGGTGATGTGATATTACAAATAGGCGACCGGAAAGTCACCAATGTAACCACACTGCTGCAAGTGTATGCCACCACGGCGCCTCAGCAGCCGGCGATCCGCATATTCAGGAATCAGGGGATGCAAACCTTACAATACACCAACTAA
- a CDS encoding ABC transporter permease produces the protein MIKIGKYIEQFINWLTHNFNPFFKVVKTGVETMVDSVLWLFTFMPFYVVIALMAVLAWRRAGWGVGVLTGLGMSFIYAMGYWTQTMETLALILVSAIIALLIGVPLGIWAARNKTAGKIMRPLLDFMQTMPAFVYLIPAVLFFGLGKVPGVFATIIFAMPPAVRLTTLGISQVPADIVEATRSFGATPRQLLFKVELPLALPTILAGVNQTIMMALSMVVISAMIAAGGLGQVVLKGITQLKIGLGFEGGIAVVILAIILDRITQSLGRKKQRAKV, from the coding sequence ATGATTAAAATAGGAAAATATATAGAACAATTCATCAACTGGCTGACACACAACTTTAATCCCTTTTTTAAAGTCGTGAAAACCGGTGTTGAAACAATGGTAGACAGCGTATTATGGCTGTTTACCTTCATGCCCTTTTATGTAGTGATTGCCCTGATGGCCGTACTGGCCTGGAGAAGAGCCGGTTGGGGCGTAGGCGTGCTGACAGGACTGGGCATGAGCTTCATCTACGCCATGGGCTATTGGACCCAGACCATGGAAACACTGGCCCTCATTCTGGTATCCGCTATTATCGCATTGCTGATAGGCGTACCCTTAGGTATCTGGGCTGCCCGGAATAAAACAGCCGGTAAAATCATGCGTCCGTTGCTGGATTTCATGCAAACCATGCCGGCCTTCGTATACCTGATTCCTGCCGTGTTATTCTTCGGATTAGGGAAAGTACCCGGTGTATTTGCAACCATCATTTTTGCCATGCCTCCGGCAGTGAGACTTACCACACTGGGTATCAGCCAGGTGCCGGCAGATATTGTGGAAGCTACCCGCTCTTTCGGTGCTACGCCCCGGCAGCTGTTGTTTAAGGTGGAATTGCCGCTGGCACTGCCTACCATCCTTGCAGGGGTTAACCAGACCATCATGATGGCGTTATCCATGGTTGTGATCTCCGCCATGATTGCAGCAGGAGGGTTAGGACAAGTGGTACTGAAAGGGATCACCCAGCTGAAAATAGGATTGGGCTTTGAAGGCGGTATCGCCGTCGTAATCCTGGCCATTATCCTCGATCGTATTACCCAGTCACTGGGCCGGAAGAAACAACGTGCTAAAGTTTAA
- a CDS encoding OmpA family protein: MSFDLLESAKNLFNSNVVSQASSQLGESEGGIQQALSGIIPTVLAGLLNKAGSAADAGSLLNAVKGVASDASPAAIGSALQSGGGNLLSKGRDLLSSLFGDKAGSLAGLIASYAGIKESSANTLLQTAAPATLGTVGQYAAQNNLSPNSFLSLLNSQKDKILGAVPGGLNIAGLLGLASLGDLGKKLGGLVSGLGSGVSNAAGSAVNTVKSGGSRWIWSLLLILVAILLLWYLMRGCGGGKTGGGTVSDSVTTSQLADSANITVTENTPAVTRESIKVTLPDGTVLDAYKGGIEDQLVTFLKDDSRQPGKDIWFDFDNLNFKTGSAELTTESAAQVSNIAAILKAFPKTKIKIGGYTDRTGDSTQNLKLSQTRAAAVETALKKINTDAAQLLGAEGYGSQFAKAAATAPDEERKKDRHISVSVREK; the protein is encoded by the coding sequence ATGTCATTTGACTTATTAGAAAGTGCAAAAAATCTTTTTAACAGCAACGTAGTTAGTCAGGCTTCCTCACAATTGGGCGAGAGTGAAGGTGGTATTCAGCAGGCATTGAGCGGCATTATACCTACGGTATTGGCCGGACTGTTAAACAAAGCAGGATCGGCTGCTGATGCCGGCAGTTTACTGAATGCAGTGAAAGGAGTGGCATCAGATGCCAGCCCGGCTGCGATTGGGAGTGCCTTACAAAGCGGCGGTGGTAATTTACTCAGCAAAGGCCGCGACCTGCTAAGCAGCCTGTTTGGAGACAAAGCAGGTAGTCTGGCCGGACTGATTGCATCTTATGCCGGTATTAAAGAATCTTCCGCCAATACCTTGTTGCAAACAGCTGCTCCGGCTACTTTAGGCACGGTAGGACAATATGCAGCACAGAACAATCTTTCTCCCAACTCTTTTCTATCCTTGTTAAACTCCCAAAAAGATAAAATCCTGGGTGCAGTACCTGGTGGACTGAATATTGCCGGCCTGTTGGGACTGGCCAGCCTGGGCGATCTGGGTAAAAAGCTGGGCGGCCTGGTATCTGGTCTGGGCAGCGGTGTATCCAATGCTGCCGGCAGTGCGGTTAACACGGTAAAATCAGGTGGCAGCCGCTGGATCTGGTCTTTATTACTCATACTGGTGGCCATTCTGCTATTATGGTACCTGATGCGCGGCTGTGGTGGCGGCAAAACCGGTGGTGGCACAGTATCCGACAGCGTTACAACCAGCCAGCTGGCTGATTCTGCCAATATCACCGTTACCGAAAATACACCAGCCGTAACCCGTGAATCCATCAAGGTAACACTCCCGGATGGCACCGTGCTCGATGCCTACAAAGGCGGTATCGAAGACCAGCTGGTTACCTTCCTGAAAGACGACAGCCGCCAGCCAGGCAAGGATATATGGTTTGATTTTGATAACCTCAACTTCAAAACCGGCAGTGCGGAACTGACTACAGAAAGCGCTGCTCAGGTCAGCAATATTGCCGCCATTCTGAAAGCATTCCCCAAAACCAAGATTAAAATAGGGGGTTATACCGACCGCACCGGCGACAGCACCCAGAACCTGAAACTGTCTCAAACCCGTGCGGCTGCCGTTGAAACTGCCCTAAAAAAAATAAATACAGATGCCGCACAGCTGCTGGGCGCAGAAGGTTATGGTTCTCAGTTTGCCAAAGCAGCGGCCACTGCACCGGATGAAGAAAGGAAGAAAGACCGTCACATTTCTGTGAGTGTGAGAGAAAAATAA
- a CDS encoding glycine betaine ABC transporter substrate-binding protein, with the protein MKKIFILALAALTVGFMACNPGAGKDEKKVTIAYVNWAEGVAMTQLAKNLLEKKGYQVALKNADVAPVFAAVANGDADIFMDAWMPVTHKTYMETFGQKVTVLNTNFDAARIGLVVPDYVAVKSIEDLNAAKKTFDGHIVGIDAGAGIMDKTEDAIKDYQLDYQLQSSSEAAMMATLKKSLDEKQPVVVTGWAPHWMFSRYKLRFLEDPKKVYGETEKLLTIANNEFSVKDTVAVNFFRKFKLNSEQLGSLMGALGDADGKEDAAINQWIGEHADLVKEWE; encoded by the coding sequence ATGAAAAAGATATTTATCCTCGCATTGGCAGCGCTGACAGTTGGTTTTATGGCTTGTAATCCCGGCGCTGGTAAAGATGAAAAGAAAGTTACCATTGCCTATGTAAACTGGGCAGAAGGGGTAGCCATGACCCAACTCGCTAAAAACCTGCTGGAGAAAAAAGGCTATCAGGTGGCGTTGAAAAATGCAGACGTGGCGCCGGTATTTGCTGCCGTAGCCAACGGTGATGCAGATATATTTATGGATGCCTGGATGCCGGTAACCCATAAAACCTACATGGAAACCTTCGGACAAAAAGTAACCGTACTCAATACCAATTTTGATGCGGCCCGCATAGGATTGGTGGTACCGGATTATGTAGCGGTTAAAAGTATCGAAGACCTGAATGCCGCTAAGAAAACATTTGATGGTCATATCGTAGGTATCGATGCAGGTGCCGGTATCATGGACAAAACAGAAGACGCCATTAAAGACTATCAGCTGGATTATCAACTGCAGTCTTCCAGTGAAGCGGCGATGATGGCTACCCTGAAAAAGAGTCTTGATGAAAAACAACCGGTGGTAGTAACCGGCTGGGCGCCACACTGGATGTTCTCCCGTTATAAACTTCGTTTCCTGGAAGATCCCAAAAAAGTATATGGTGAAACAGAAAAACTACTCACCATTGCCAACAACGAATTTTCTGTGAAAGATACCGTAGCGGTAAATTTCTTCCGCAAATTCAAACTCAACAGCGAGCAGCTGGGCTCCTTAATGGGTGCATTGGGAGATGCTGATGGCAAAGAAGATGCGGCTATCAATCAATGGATTGGTGAACATGCAGACCTGGTGAAGGAGTGGGAATAA